Proteins found in one Pontibacter sp. SGAir0037 genomic segment:
- a CDS encoding NAD(P)H-dependent glycerol-3-phosphate dehydrogenase yields MEKVAVIGGGSWATAIVKILSENQSQVHWWMRNRDDVQHLIHYKHNPRYLSGVQFDLHYVKPSNDMKAVVEVADWIILAVPAAFVQLALADLSEYAFEGKVVVSAIKGMIPKQNILITEYLEREYHVPNSHQLVIAGPCHAEEVALEKQSYLTIGSHDIQTAGRFCELLNNRYVKANPLDDLDGIEYCAVIKNIIALACGIARGLNYGDNFQAVLVSNAMQEIKRFLHLIMPMHRELSGSAYLGDLLVTAYSQFSRNRTFGNMIGRGYTVKSAQIEMNMVAEGYFAVQSIYELNKKLQVDMPITTAVYLILYEKISPAVEFEILKEKLK; encoded by the coding sequence TTGGAAAAAGTAGCAGTTATAGGAGGAGGCAGCTGGGCAACAGCCATTGTAAAAATTCTTTCCGAAAACCAGTCTCAGGTACACTGGTGGATGCGCAACAGAGACGATGTGCAACACCTTATTCATTATAAACACAACCCGCGCTACCTAAGCGGTGTTCAGTTTGACCTACATTATGTGAAGCCTTCTAACGACATGAAAGCTGTTGTGGAAGTTGCTGATTGGATAATACTGGCCGTGCCAGCTGCATTTGTGCAGCTGGCACTTGCTGATTTATCGGAATATGCTTTCGAGGGCAAGGTGGTGGTTTCTGCCATCAAGGGAATGATTCCCAAACAAAATATCCTGATCACTGAATACCTGGAGCGCGAATATCATGTGCCAAACAGCCACCAGCTGGTCATAGCCGGACCATGCCACGCCGAAGAAGTGGCACTGGAAAAGCAGTCTTACCTGACCATTGGTTCTCATGATATACAGACGGCAGGGCGCTTCTGCGAGCTGCTCAACAACCGCTATGTAAAGGCAAACCCGCTGGACGATCTGGATGGCATTGAGTATTGTGCTGTAATAAAGAATATCATTGCACTGGCATGCGGTATAGCCCGGGGACTGAATTATGGCGATAACTTCCAGGCGGTACTTGTTTCGAATGCCATGCAGGAAATCAAGCGTTTCCTGCACCTGATTATGCCAATGCACCGTGAGTTGAGCGGCTCAGCCTACCTGGGAGATTTATTGGTTACAGCTTATTCCCAGTTCAGCAGAAACAGGACCTTCGGCAATATGATTGGCAGGGGGTATACGGTAAAATCAGCACAGATTGAAATGAACATGGTGGCAGAAGGTTATTTTGCAGTTCAGAGTATTTATGAGCTGAATAAAAAACTGCAGGTAGACATGCCCATTACAACTGCTGTATACCTTATCCTGTACGAAAAAATTTCGCCTGCCGTAGAGTTTGAAATCTTAAAAGAAAAGCTGAAATAA
- a CDS encoding (deoxy)nucleoside triphosphate pyrophosphohydrolase: MDIVKVTCAIIEQHERVLVTQRGQAKDQAYLWEFPGGKIEPGESEEACLIREIKEELNLEISPLERLTPVEHAYADKVILLIPYICKYVKGAVQLLEHCSYQWSELSSLPSYDWCEADKPVLDEYLQIKESR, encoded by the coding sequence ATGGATATTGTAAAAGTAACTTGCGCCATAATAGAACAACATGAACGTGTGCTGGTTACGCAAAGAGGACAGGCAAAAGATCAGGCTTATCTGTGGGAGTTTCCCGGTGGCAAAATTGAACCAGGAGAAAGTGAAGAAGCATGCCTGATCAGGGAAATAAAGGAAGAGCTAAATTTAGAGATATCTCCCTTAGAAAGATTAACTCCCGTTGAGCATGCCTACGCTGATAAAGTCATTTTACTAATTCCTTATATCTGCAAGTATGTAAAGGGAGCCGTACAACTCTTAGAGCACTGCAGCTACCAATGGTCGGAGTTATCGTCCTTGCCTTCGTACGACTGGTGCGAAGCAGATAAACCCGTTTTAGATGAGTACCTTCAAATAAAAGAGAGCCGCTGA
- a CDS encoding class I SAM-dependent rRNA methyltransferase: MSFIKLYLAPGKEHSLKRFHPWVFSGAIRKADGEPVEGDIVEVYSSKREFLGLGHYAPGSIAVRIFSFEQVEPDYTFWKNKVQQAYDYRKRLHLIGHEQTDVYRLLYAEGDGAPGLIIDVYKDTAVVQTHTVGMYNARQMVAQALQEVLGSALKAVYDKSAESLPPKASVKAENGYLFGESSGGVVVTENGNQFFVDWESGQKTGFFIDQRENRDLLARYSKGKSVLNTFCYTGGFSVYALNAGAKEVHSVDVSKKAIELTVKNGELSQAPERHEAFAMDTFEFLKGKEERYDVIILDPPAFAKSQNVRHNALMGYKRLNAEAMKKIKPGGILFTFSCSQVVDKYLFSNTVMAAAIEAGRSIKIMHHLSQPADHPISIFHPEGEYLKGLVLMVD; this comes from the coding sequence ATGTCTTTTATTAAATTATACTTAGCTCCTGGTAAAGAGCACTCTTTAAAACGATTTCACCCCTGGGTCTTTTCCGGGGCTATTCGAAAAGCAGACGGTGAGCCCGTTGAAGGCGATATTGTTGAAGTATATTCCAGCAAACGGGAATTTTTGGGTTTAGGCCATTATGCGCCCGGTTCTATTGCAGTGCGCATTTTTTCGTTTGAGCAGGTAGAGCCGGATTATACTTTCTGGAAAAATAAAGTACAGCAAGCCTACGATTACAGAAAGCGTCTCCACCTGATCGGCCATGAGCAAACAGATGTATATCGCCTGCTTTATGCAGAGGGCGATGGAGCACCAGGTTTAATTATTGATGTATACAAAGATACAGCCGTGGTACAGACGCATACTGTTGGCATGTATAATGCCAGGCAAATGGTAGCTCAGGCTTTACAGGAAGTGCTGGGCAGTGCTTTAAAAGCTGTATATGATAAGAGTGCCGAATCCTTGCCTCCCAAAGCATCGGTTAAAGCAGAAAACGGCTATTTGTTCGGTGAATCATCCGGAGGTGTTGTTGTTACAGAAAATGGCAACCAGTTTTTCGTGGACTGGGAAAGCGGCCAGAAAACCGGCTTCTTTATTGACCAGCGGGAGAACCGTGATTTGCTGGCTCGTTATTCCAAAGGTAAATCGGTGCTGAATACTTTTTGTTATACCGGAGGTTTTTCAGTGTATGCCCTGAATGCCGGAGCCAAAGAAGTGCATTCTGTGGATGTTTCTAAAAAAGCAATTGAGCTGACGGTTAAGAATGGAGAGCTGAGCCAGGCTCCTGAACGCCATGAAGCTTTTGCTATGGATACGTTTGAATTTCTGAAGGGCAAAGAGGAACGATATGATGTGATTATCCTGGACCCTCCTGCCTTCGCAAAAAGTCAGAACGTGCGCCATAATGCGCTGATGGGCTACAAGCGCCTGAATGCAGAGGCTATGAAAAAGATTAAACCCGGCGGGATACTCTTTACTTTCTCCTGCTCACAGGTTGTAGATAAGTATCTTTTTAGCAATACAGTAATGGCAGCCGCCATAGAAGCAGGTCGAAGCATCAAAATCATGCACCACTTGTCCCAGCCTGCCGACCACCCCATCTCTATTTTCCATCCCGAAGGAGAATACCTGAAAGGACTGGTACTGATGGTTGACTAA
- a CDS encoding efflux RND transporter periplasmic adaptor subunit has protein sequence MARKKSRLIPILIGVLVLILVLGVVAKKAGWVGKDEGTEVVLSEAKRVEIVEKVSASGKIQPETEVKISPDVSGEIIELNVEEGDSVVKGQLLLRIRPDNYQSMVDAQQAGVNQTRANLSQAKARLAQAKANQVQVEQNYERNRQLFQQKVISEADFQQIEANYQAGKQEIVSLEQSVRAAEFSVQNALASLKDARENLNKTTIYAPVSGTVSKLNVEQGERVVGTSQMAGTEIMRIANLNNMEVRVNVNENDIIRVGMGDSVIVEVDSYASKDEKFKGVVTAIANTAKDATSLEAVTEFEVRIRLLNDSYTHLSQKNQRPFRPGMTASVDIITERKSNVLSVPLSAVTTRTNQGGTTTPAAGEQPGDQNNASAQQGDQAQAAAATPAEEVVFVYDKAENVVTTVKVKTGISDFDNIEILSGINEGQQVVSGPFRAVSTTLKDGAKVAVKDSKTLDKSAIAAESPQ, from the coding sequence ATGGCTAGAAAGAAATCAAGACTCATTCCAATTCTGATCGGTGTACTGGTATTAATACTCGTTCTGGGTGTAGTCGCTAAAAAGGCAGGTTGGGTTGGCAAAGACGAAGGCACAGAAGTTGTCTTATCAGAAGCTAAACGAGTAGAGATAGTTGAAAAAGTAAGTGCTTCAGGTAAAATACAGCCTGAAACTGAGGTGAAGATAAGCCCCGATGTTTCCGGTGAAATTATAGAACTGAATGTAGAAGAAGGCGACTCGGTTGTGAAAGGACAGCTGCTCTTACGAATTCGACCTGACAATTACCAGTCGATGGTGGATGCGCAACAGGCAGGCGTAAACCAGACACGGGCAAACTTGTCGCAGGCGAAAGCCCGCCTGGCTCAGGCGAAAGCGAACCAGGTACAGGTAGAGCAGAACTATGAACGAAACAGGCAGCTTTTTCAGCAGAAAGTTATTTCTGAAGCCGATTTTCAGCAGATTGAAGCCAACTATCAGGCAGGAAAGCAGGAAATTGTTAGCCTGGAGCAGAGTGTACGTGCTGCGGAATTCAGCGTACAAAATGCGCTTGCCTCTTTAAAAGATGCGCGTGAGAACCTGAACAAAACAACCATTTATGCACCTGTTAGCGGTACAGTTTCTAAACTGAATGTGGAGCAGGGCGAGCGTGTAGTTGGTACTTCGCAGATGGCCGGTACTGAGATTATGCGTATTGCAAACCTGAACAACATGGAAGTTCGCGTAAACGTGAATGAAAACGACATCATTCGTGTAGGCATGGGCGACTCTGTAATTGTGGAAGTGGACTCTTATGCCAGCAAAGACGAAAAGTTTAAAGGTGTGGTAACCGCTATCGCTAACACAGCAAAAGACGCCACTTCATTGGAAGCCGTAACAGAGTTTGAAGTGCGCATCCGTTTGCTCAACGACTCCTATACGCATTTATCACAGAAGAACCAACGTCCTTTCCGGCCAGGTATGACAGCTTCGGTAGATATTATTACCGAGCGAAAAAGTAATGTTTTATCTGTACCTTTGTCTGCCGTTACAACCCGCACAAACCAGGGCGGTACTACAACTCCTGCCGCAGGTGAACAGCCAGGCGACCAGAATAATGCTTCGGCACAGCAGGGAGATCAGGCGCAGGCAGCTGCAGCTACACCAGCTGAAGAAGTTGTGTTTGTATACGATAAGGCAGAAAATGTAGTAACAACAGTAAAGGTTAAAACAGGTATCAGCGATTTTGATAATATCGAAATACTTAGCGGTATTAACGAGGGGCAGCAGGTAGTGTCAGGTCCGTTCAGGGCAGTATCTACTACTTTAAAAGATGGCGCTAAAGTAGCTGTAAAAGACTCTAAAACGTTAGATAAATCAGCTATTGCAGCAGAAAGCCCGCAATAG
- a CDS encoding rRNA methyltransferase: MELPQSFSTRMQSMLDQEYAAFESALHDAAPVSIRINRRKAEIPTSLEPVNWSKTGFYLQERPLFTLDPSIHAGAYYVQEASSMFLEQALVQTTDLTAPLQVLDLCGAPGGKSTHIASLLSEDSLLVSNEVIRSRSHILAENITKWGSGNVVVTNNDPRDFSKLPAFFDVMVVDAPCSGEGMFRKDSQATQEWSEENVNLCSQRQQRILMDVWDALKPGGILIYSTCTWNESENEQNMSWLAEQHDLESLALTLDPDWGIVATNQNGINGYRFYPHRVKGEGFFMAVVRKSGLHEPAIGKAKKKKYKLTAAGKKEKTLVENWLVEADNFEILQYGEVISAIPQAIFEAVDDIYQKLYVIYAGTEIAEVNGKKTKPLQALALSQHLNRKAFKTVDLDLEHALRYLRKEDISLGSGGNDWVLLQYKQLPLGWAKQIGSRINNYYPKEWRIRMEIPKDLKESLGS, from the coding sequence ATGGAATTACCTCAATCTTTCAGTACCCGCATGCAGTCGATGCTGGATCAGGAATATGCCGCTTTTGAATCGGCTTTACATGATGCAGCCCCTGTAAGTATTCGTATTAACCGCCGGAAAGCAGAAATTCCCACCAGTCTGGAACCTGTTAACTGGAGTAAAACCGGCTTCTATCTTCAGGAAAGGCCCTTGTTTACCTTAGACCCCAGCATACATGCAGGTGCATATTATGTGCAGGAGGCCAGTTCTATGTTTCTGGAACAAGCGCTTGTACAAACAACAGATCTTACGGCACCCTTGCAGGTACTTGATCTGTGCGGTGCACCCGGAGGTAAGTCTACTCACATCGCCAGCCTTCTTTCTGAAGACAGCTTATTAGTTTCTAATGAGGTAATCCGGAGCCGTTCCCATATTCTGGCTGAAAACATAACCAAATGGGGAAGCGGCAATGTAGTGGTTACCAACAACGACCCGCGCGATTTCAGTAAGCTTCCTGCCTTTTTCGACGTTATGGTGGTAGACGCCCCCTGCAGTGGAGAAGGAATGTTTCGCAAAGATTCGCAGGCAACACAGGAATGGTCGGAAGAGAACGTGAACCTGTGCTCGCAAAGGCAGCAGCGCATCCTGATGGATGTATGGGACGCTTTGAAACCGGGAGGAATTCTAATTTATAGTACCTGCACCTGGAACGAGTCGGAGAATGAGCAGAATATGAGTTGGCTGGCAGAACAACACGACCTGGAGAGCCTTGCCTTAACACTGGATCCGGACTGGGGCATTGTAGCTACAAACCAGAATGGTATAAACGGCTACCGGTTTTACCCTCACCGGGTAAAGGGCGAAGGTTTTTTTATGGCAGTAGTTCGAAAATCAGGTTTGCATGAACCTGCTATAGGTAAAGCCAAAAAGAAAAAGTATAAGCTGACAGCAGCAGGAAAAAAAGAAAAAACGCTGGTGGAAAACTGGCTGGTGGAGGCGGATAATTTTGAAATTCTACAATATGGCGAAGTAATTTCGGCTATACCCCAGGCCATTTTTGAAGCAGTTGATGACATTTATCAGAAGCTGTATGTTATATACGCTGGCACAGAAATAGCCGAGGTAAACGGAAAAAAAACAAAGCCTTTGCAGGCCCTTGCACTCTCGCAGCACCTGAACCGAAAGGCCTTTAAAACCGTGGACTTAGACCTGGAACATGCCCTGCGCTACCTCCGCAAAGAAGACATCAGCCTGGGCAGCGGCGGGAACGACTGGGTTTTACTGCAATACAAGCAATTGCCGCTGGGGTGGGCAAAACAAATAGGGAGCAGAATAAACAACTACTACCCTAAAGAGTGGCGCATTAGGATGGAAATCCCGAAGGACCTGAAGGAAAGCCTGGGAAGTTAA